One genomic window of Numida meleagris isolate 19003 breed g44 Domestic line chromosome 1, NumMel1.0, whole genome shotgun sequence includes the following:
- the ATF4 gene encoding cyclic AMP-dependent transcription factor ATF-4, with protein MSLLNNEMLLGESSPFSQPCSVAEESLGLLDDYLEVAEPLGSHGFSSDKAKAVSSNWLAVDSLGNTIDSSQEDAFSGMEWMVEKMDLKEFDFDALLGMEHLEATVSPDELMATLEDTCDLLFNPTTQEFHNKEPPLIPDLVTSLPESPIGADPMAPLASLWSFPLSPGSLTSIPDHSFSLELGSEVDVLEGERKQEGPTFLVVITKSEKEEENHSDDSGICMSPDSYLGTPQHSPTNSLGSPNDNQFPADAACGSVRSKPYDHPAEKVVSAKVKGEKKIDKKLKKMEQNKTAATRYRQKKRAEQEALSGECRDLEQKNQALKEKADSLSKEIQYLKDLVEEVRKAKVKRARVPE; from the exons ATGAGCCTCTTGAACAACGAGATGCTGTTGGGGGAGTCGTCCCCCTTCAGCCAGCCGTGTTCGGTGGCTGAGGAAAGTCTGGGACTCCTCGATGACTACCTGGAGGTGGCCGAGCCCCTCGGTTCGCATGGGTTCTCCAGCGACAAGGCTAAGGCAGTCTCCTCCAATTGGCTCGCTGTGGACAGTTTAGGCAACACCATAGATAGCAGCCAGG AGGATGCCTTCTCTGGCATGGAGTGGATGGTGGAGAAGATGGATCTGAAGGAATTTGATTTTGATGCCCTGTTAGGTATGGAACATCTGGAAGCCACCGTCTCACCAGACGAGCTGATGGCCACGTTGGAAGACACGTGTGATCTCCTATTCAACCCTACCACCCAGGAATTTCACAACAAAGAACCTCCACTGATACCTGACCTAGTCACCAGTCTCCCTGAATCTCCAATTGGAGCAGATCCCATGGCCCCATTAGCTTCCCTCTggtcttttcccctttccccagGGTCTCTGACTTCTATTCCAGACCATTCATTTAGTTTAGAACTAGGTAGTGAAGTGGATGTTCTGgaaggtgaaagaaaacaggagggCCCCACCTTTCTGGTAGTGATCACCAAGtcagagaaagaggaggagaaccATTCTGATGATAGTGGAATATGCATGAGCCCAGACTCCTACTTGGGAACACCCCAGCACAGTCCCACCAATTCACTTGGATCCCCCAATGACAACCAGTTCCCTGCAGATGCCGCCTGTGGCTCTGTGCGGTCCAAACCATATGACCACCCCGCTGAGAAGGTAGTGTCAGCGAaggtgaaaggagaaaagaaaatagataagaaactgaaaaaaatggagcaaaatAAGACAGCTGCCACACGCTACCGGCAAAAGAAGAGGGCAGAACAGGAAGCACTGTCAGGGGAGTGCAGAGATTTGGAACAGAAGAATCAGGCCctgaaggagaaagcagatTCCCTGAGTAAGGAAATCCAGTACTTGAAAGATCTGGTTGAAGAGGTACGGAAGGCCAAAGTCAAAAGAGCTAGAGTCCCTGAGTAG
- the RPS19BP1 gene encoding active regulator of SIRT1, whose protein sequence is MSASLLRRGLELLEAPGQGKAPPDLQQGFDGHRAAGAARRRKVTPGLGKNKATIKGRVVKSAIEEYHKKKAVNHLKANLQYMTSGRCVADKAVTQQVLTQNRGRKSKDQPPEKKEKKKPEGTVFTEEDFRKFEREYFGIP, encoded by the exons ATGTCCGCGTCGCTGCTACGGCGgggcctggagctgctggaggcaccAG GCCAGGGGAAGGCCCCACCGGATCTCCAGCAGGGGTTTGATGGCCACAGGGCGGCAGGCGCTGCGCGGCGGAGGAAGGTAACACCGGGGCTTGGGAAGAACAAGGCCACGATCAAGGGCAGAGTCGTGAAGTCTGCGATAG AGGAGTATCACAAGAAGAAGGCTGTAAATCATCTCAAAGCTAATTTGCAGTACATGACAAGCGGACGATGTGTTGCTGACAAAGCTGTCACCCAACAA GTTCTTACGCAGAACAGAGGCAGGAAGTCAAAAGATCAGCCTccagagaagaaggaaaagaagaagccTGAGGGCACTGTCTTTACTGAGGAAGACTTCCGTAAATTTGAGAGAGAATACTTTGGAATCCCATAG